One stretch of Nitrospirota bacterium DNA includes these proteins:
- the def gene encoding peptide deformylase — MSVLEIKKYPDPVLKKKALFVENIDGALQELIDDMIDTMYDAPGIGLAAPQVGESRRIIVVHINLKEEAHPLIVLVNPEIVQVDGKVVSEEGCLSVPGYVSNIERAGMVLVKGFDREGRPVEVEAEGLLSRALQHEIDHLDGILFVDRMSPIKREFFRKRYLRRMRETA; from the coding sequence ATGTCAGTGCTTGAAATAAAGAAATATCCCGACCCTGTATTAAAAAAGAAGGCCCTTTTTGTAGAGAATATAGACGGGGCATTACAGGAACTTATTGACGATATGATAGATACCATGTATGATGCCCCAGGCATTGGTCTGGCTGCACCCCAGGTTGGTGAGTCCAGAAGGATTATAGTGGTGCATATAAATCTGAAGGAGGAAGCGCACCCGTTGATTGTCCTTGTAAATCCTGAAATAGTTCAGGTTGACGGCAAGGTCGTCTCAGAGGAAGGCTGTCTGAGTGTTCCGGGTTACGTGTCGAATATTGAGAGGGCCGGGATGGTGCTTGTAAAGGGTTTTGACAGGGAAGGCAGACCCGTGGAGGTTGAGGCGGAAGGTCTGCTGTCAAGGGCGCTTCAGCACGAGATAGACCATCTTGACGGGATTCTTTTCGTTGACAGGATGAGTCCGATAAAGAGGGAATTTTTCAGGAAACGCTATCTTAGAAGGATGAGGGAAACAGCCTGA
- a CDS encoding ABC transporter permease: protein MLFYLGKRITEIFITLIGITLLSFFIIHLAPGKPTDVLTDLNPKITPEARERLEKYYGLDKPIIVQYLLWAKRIVKLDFGDSFSTDRRPVWEKIKERVPVTVSINLLSMLLIFVIAIPVGISSATRQYSLYDKITTVGVFLGFAMPAFWLGILLMMLFGVYLQWLPISGLKSMNYETLSAGGKVLDLAKHLALPVFVSAFGGIAGISRYMRSSMLEVIRQDYIITARAKGLPESKVIYKHALRNALLPIITLLGLSVPGLIGGSVIFEQIFSIPGMGQLFWMSVMQRDYPLIMGLLTIGAILTLIGNMLADLCYAVVDPRIRRK, encoded by the coding sequence ATGCTTTTCTACCTCGGTAAACGTATAACAGAGATATTTATCACGCTGATAGGGATTACCCTCCTGTCATTCTTTATAATCCACCTTGCACCGGGTAAGCCTACAGATGTGTTGACCGATCTGAATCCAAAGATAACGCCTGAGGCAAGGGAGCGGCTTGAGAAGTACTATGGCCTTGACAAGCCGATAATCGTACAGTACCTTTTATGGGCAAAGAGGATTGTAAAGCTGGACTTTGGAGACTCCTTCTCCACTGACAGACGTCCGGTATGGGAAAAGATAAAGGAGCGGGTCCCTGTTACCGTATCAATAAACCTTCTCAGCATGCTGCTGATATTTGTGATAGCCATACCCGTTGGTATCTCTTCGGCAACGCGCCAGTACTCCCTGTATGACAAGATAACCACGGTGGGGGTTTTTCTTGGATTTGCAATGCCGGCTTTCTGGCTTGGCATACTGCTGATGATGCTCTTTGGGGTATATCTGCAATGGCTGCCCATATCCGGCCTTAAGTCCATGAACTACGAAACCCTGTCTGCCGGAGGCAAGGTCCTTGATCTTGCAAAACACCTTGCCCTGCCGGTCTTTGTATCTGCCTTTGGCGGTATTGCCGGCATATCCAGATACATGCGCAGCAGTATGCTTGAGGTTATCAGGCAGGACTACATTATTACGGCAAGGGCAAAGGGGTTGCCTGAAAGCAAGGTTATTTACAAACATGCCTTAAGAAACGCACTTCTTCCCATCATAACCCTGCTCGGTTTATCTGTTCCGGGATTGATAGGAGGGAGCGTGATATTCGAGCAGATATTCAGTATCCCCGGTATGGGCCAGCTATTCTGGATGTCGGTAATGCAGAGGGATTATCCGCTGATAATGGGACTTCTCACCATTGGCGCCATACTCACACTGATCGGCAACATGCTTGCCGACCTCTGTTACGCAGTAGTAGACCCGAGGATAAGGAGAAAATAG
- the trmFO gene encoding methylenetetrahydrofolate--tRNA-(uracil(54)-C(5))-methyltransferase (FADH(2)-oxidizing) TrmFO translates to MKTLTIIGGGLSGSEAAWQAAQRGISIRLYEMRPDKTTGAHKTDLLGELVCSNSLRSKEPVTSAGLLKDELRMAGSLLMKAAAECSVPAGSALAVDRKLFAEYITQRLLTHPLIEVIREEIAEIPGGPCIIATGPLTSDALSDSLRRLLGGDYLYFYDAIAPIIEADSIDYSRVFRASRYGKGEPDYLNCPMDRDEYERFYNALSEADMVTPRAFEDERVFEGCMPVEVMAGRGKDTLRFGPMKPVGLTDPRTGNVPYAVVQLRIENRDATAYNMVGFQTRLKWPEQKRVFRLIPGLENAVFMRYGSIHRNTFINGPMFLNPDLALKVSPETYIAGQLSGVEGYIESTAMGVLAGINAARRLKGMSFTAPPGESAHGSLIRYITTSPPEGFQPSNINFGLLPAPDIRIKDKRKRRAYIVEKALAAWNEYIRAVE, encoded by the coding sequence ATGAAAACACTTACAATCATAGGTGGAGGACTTTCCGGCAGTGAGGCAGCCTGGCAGGCAGCTCAGAGAGGGATTAGTATAAGACTATACGAAATGCGGCCGGACAAGACAACCGGGGCGCACAAGACGGACCTCCTGGGAGAGCTCGTATGTTCAAACTCCCTCAGGTCAAAGGAGCCCGTTACCTCGGCAGGACTCCTCAAGGATGAGCTCAGGATGGCCGGCTCCCTGCTGATGAAGGCTGCTGCTGAATGCAGCGTACCTGCCGGCTCTGCCCTTGCTGTTGACAGAAAGCTATTTGCCGAATACATAACACAGAGGTTATTGACCCACCCACTGATAGAAGTGATAAGGGAAGAGATTGCAGAGATTCCCGGGGGGCCATGTATTATTGCAACCGGGCCTCTGACTTCAGATGCGCTGTCCGACTCACTCAGGAGACTGCTCGGAGGTGATTACCTCTATTTCTATGATGCCATAGCCCCGATTATAGAGGCAGACAGCATTGATTACTCCAGGGTTTTCCGGGCCTCACGCTACGGAAAGGGAGAACCTGACTACCTGAACTGTCCGATGGACAGGGATGAGTATGAGAGGTTCTATAATGCCCTTTCAGAGGCTGACATGGTAACCCCGAGGGCCTTTGAGGATGAAAGGGTTTTTGAAGGATGCATGCCTGTTGAGGTGATGGCAGGGAGGGGAAAGGACACCCTGCGTTTCGGCCCCATGAAACCCGTCGGGCTGACTGATCCCCGCACAGGGAACGTGCCGTACGCAGTCGTCCAGTTGAGGATTGAGAACAGGGATGCAACGGCATATAATATGGTAGGGTTTCAGACACGCCTTAAATGGCCGGAGCAGAAGAGGGTTTTTAGGCTCATCCCCGGGCTTGAAAATGCAGTCTTTATGCGCTATGGAAGCATCCACAGGAACACCTTTATTAATGGTCCCATGTTTCTGAACCCCGACCTTGCTCTCAAGGTAAGCCCTGAAACCTATATTGCTGGTCAGCTTTCAGGGGTTGAAGGTTATATTGAATCCACGGCCATGGGGGTTCTTGCCGGTATAAACGCTGCAAGGAGGCTGAAGGGCATGAGCTTTACTGCACCGCCCGGGGAATCAGCACATGGATCGCTGATCCGTTATATTACAACATCTCCGCCCGAGGGCTTTCAGCCAAGCAACATTAACTTCGGGCTTCTCCCCGCACCTGACATCAGGATTAAAGACAAGAGAAAGCGGCGTGCATATATCGTAGAAAAGGCCCTCGCAGCATGGAATGAATATATAAGGGCGGT
- the fmt gene encoding methionyl-tRNA formyltransferase, with product MAIIFFGTPLFAVPALEKLISSGEDIVLVVTQPDRVGGRGHRIIPPPVKSVAEREGLTVAQPGSIRSEDFINRLTALNPEFIVVVAFGRILPESVLQIPLRGCINVHASLLPGYRGAAPIQWAIISGDKKTGITTMLMDEGLDTGDILLQREVDIRDEDNARTLSEKLSVVGAELLVETLSGLRAGKLKPRPQQGEPSYAPILKKNDGLIDWSLSARMIYNRVRGLYPWPCAYTYYRKKMLKLLRVEAIEGHGQPGEVVHKGKGELVIGTPEGLVKILEVQMEGRKPMDIKAFLQGIGRDIRKGDRFGGLQDN from the coding sequence ATGGCGATAATCTTCTTTGGCACTCCATTATTTGCAGTTCCTGCTCTGGAAAAGCTGATATCTTCAGGGGAAGATATTGTGCTCGTTGTGACACAGCCTGACAGGGTTGGCGGGAGAGGGCACAGGATTATCCCTCCTCCGGTAAAGAGCGTGGCTGAGAGGGAAGGGCTTACAGTTGCTCAGCCCGGCAGTATAAGATCTGAGGATTTCATAAACAGGTTAACTGCTCTGAACCCCGAGTTTATAGTAGTTGTGGCTTTTGGCAGGATACTTCCAGAGAGTGTGCTTCAGATTCCCCTGAGGGGCTGCATCAATGTCCATGCCTCGTTATTGCCCGGATACAGGGGGGCAGCGCCGATCCAGTGGGCTATTATCAGCGGAGACAAAAAGACCGGCATTACCACAATGCTGATGGATGAAGGGCTTGACACCGGGGATATTCTCCTCCAGAGAGAAGTGGACATAAGGGATGAGGACAATGCCCGGACACTCTCGGAAAAACTCTCTGTAGTGGGAGCAGAACTCCTTGTTGAAACACTGAGTGGATTGCGGGCCGGCAAGCTAAAACCCCGTCCACAGCAAGGCGAGCCGAGTTATGCACCGATTCTGAAGAAAAATGACGGACTGATTGACTGGTCCCTGTCGGCCAGGATGATTTATAACAGGGTAAGGGGGCTCTATCCATGGCCGTGTGCATATACGTATTACAGAAAAAAGATGCTTAAACTGCTTAGGGTGGAGGCAATAGAGGGACACGGACAGCCCGGAGAGGTAGTGCATAAGGGCAAGGGGGAATTGGTTATTGGTACCCCTGAGGGCCTCGTAAAGATACTCGAGGTTCAGATGGAAGGCAGAAAACCGATGGATATCAAGGCCTTTTTGCAGGGCATCGGGAGAGACATCAGAAAGGGAGACAGGTTTGGCGGGCTACAGGATAATTAG
- a CDS encoding HAD family hydrolase gives MRNKLLLFDIDGTLIDSGRAGTRALDKVFLNLFGIRDAFKGIRMAGKTDIQIIRECLRVHGIPDSVGEIEGVVGMYIDLLTEEIENPWRSVMAGVVDLLETLKADGIPMGLLTGNIETGARIKLDSFGLNQYFTAGAFGSDHEDRDMLLPIAVARFSALGINVPPERCIVIGDTPRDVRCARVHGASCIAVSTGSYNKEALMEAGADLVLESLENREACLSFMSTA, from the coding sequence ATGAGGAATAAACTTCTTCTTTTTGATATTGACGGCACCCTGATTGATTCGGGACGGGCTGGTACGAGGGCTCTGGACAAGGTCTTTCTCAATCTCTTTGGCATCAGGGATGCATTTAAGGGGATCAGGATGGCCGGCAAAACCGATATCCAGATAATCAGGGAGTGCCTGAGGGTCCACGGGATACCTGACAGTGTTGGTGAAATAGAGGGGGTAGTCGGAATGTATATAGATTTATTAACTGAAGAGATAGAGAACCCGTGGCGAAGTGTAATGGCCGGGGTTGTTGATCTTCTTGAAACCCTCAAGGCAGACGGAATACCCATGGGACTGTTAACCGGAAACATAGAGACGGGTGCAAGGATAAAGCTTGACTCCTTTGGTCTCAATCAATATTTTACTGCCGGTGCATTCGGCAGTGACCATGAAGACAGGGATATGTTGTTGCCGATTGCGGTTGCAAGATTCTCCGCGCTTGGTATAAACGTTCCTCCAGAAAGGTGTATTGTTATAGGTGATACCCCCAGGGATGTAAGATGTGCAAGAGTCCACGGGGCTTCGTGTATTGCCGTCAGTACGGGATCATACAACAAAGAGGCACTTATGGAAGCAGGTGCAGACCTTGTGCTGGAGAGTCTGGAGAACAGGGAAGCCTGCCTGAGCTTTATGTCAACAGCCTAA
- a CDS encoding ABC transporter permease, translating into MSAIFYERFGHNKLAVAGSVLVALLFLTALLAPVISPYEPDYIDRYHVLEPPGRLHPLGTDDIGRDVLSRMLYGARVSLSVGFVAVGIATFIGMVMGAVAGYYGGIADRLIMRFVDVMLSIPSFFFILAVIAFVGPSIWNIMIIIGVTSWMGVARLVRAEFLTLKSREYILAARAIGASDMRIILRHMLPNSLAPVIISAVLGIASAVLLESSLSFLGLGVQPPMPSWGNILTAGKANIEIAWWLSVFPGVAILITVLSYNLLGEGLRDALDPRLWERR; encoded by the coding sequence TTGAGCGCTATCTTCTATGAGAGATTCGGTCATAATAAACTGGCTGTGGCAGGGAGTGTGCTTGTGGCCCTCCTATTTCTTACAGCGCTACTTGCACCTGTAATTTCCCCCTATGAACCGGATTATATTGACAGATACCACGTCCTTGAACCACCGGGCAGGCTTCATCCACTTGGCACTGACGATATTGGAAGGGATGTGCTGAGCAGGATGCTTTATGGGGCAAGGGTTTCATTGTCTGTCGGCTTTGTGGCTGTTGGCATTGCAACGTTTATTGGAATGGTAATGGGTGCAGTTGCCGGCTACTACGGGGGCATAGCGGACAGGTTAATCATGAGATTTGTGGATGTGATGCTGTCAATACCGTCATTCTTCTTTATCCTTGCAGTTATAGCCTTTGTGGGGCCCAGCATATGGAATATCATGATCATCATAGGGGTAACCTCATGGATGGGGGTGGCCAGGCTTGTCAGAGCGGAGTTTCTTACCCTCAAGTCAAGGGAGTACATACTCGCTGCAAGGGCGATAGGTGCGTCTGACATGAGAATAATACTCCGTCATATGCTGCCGAACAGCCTTGCCCCCGTAATAATATCGGCCGTGCTTGGTATTGCATCAGCAGTGCTCCTTGAGTCGTCACTCAGTTTTCTCGGACTTGGAGTTCAGCCGCCTATGCCGAGCTGGGGAAACATTCTTACTGCGGGCAAGGCCAATATCGAGATTGCATGGTGGCTTTCCGTCTTCCCCGGAGTGGCTATACTGATTACAGTGCTTTCCTATAACCTCCTTGGCGAGGGACTGAGAGACGCCCTTGACCCGAGATTGTGGGAAAGGCGATGA
- a CDS encoding DUF116 domain-containing protein yields the protein MAGYRIIRGFVLKVLYPIFMLLSAFRKDKKEALQRLIINMNNSLVIRERHKTKKILLLLPHCIQVDKCEIRLTHNIHNCKRCGKCEIKDLIDLAEDYGLTLFVATGGTLARRIVMDAKPEAIVAVACERDLSSGIVDTYPMPVLAISNERPFGPCYNTRVSLEKVRDAIKTFCS from the coding sequence TTGGCGGGCTACAGGATAATTAGGGGTTTTGTGCTCAAGGTGCTTTATCCCATTTTTATGCTCCTGTCTGCGTTCAGGAAGGACAAAAAGGAAGCCCTGCAGCGGCTGATTATCAATATGAACAACAGCCTTGTAATCAGGGAACGTCACAAGACAAAGAAGATACTTTTGCTCCTTCCGCATTGCATCCAGGTAGATAAATGCGAGATCAGGCTGACCCATAACATACATAATTGCAAGAGATGCGGAAAGTGCGAGATTAAAGACCTTATAGACCTGGCTGAAGATTACGGACTGACCCTCTTTGTAGCCACTGGGGGCACACTTGCGAGGAGGATCGTCATGGACGCAAAGCCGGAGGCAATAGTTGCTGTTGCCTGTGAGAGGGACCTTTCGAGCGGCATTGTTGATACCTATCCAATGCCTGTGCTTGCAATCTCAAACGAGAGACCTTTTGGTCCCTGTTATAATACTCGGGTGAGTCTTGAAAAGGTTAGGGATGCCATAAAGACTTTCTGCTCATAG
- a CDS encoding OsmC family protein, producing MEATIKYVDGLRFVAEGATGHSVVMDGDPLFGGEDSAPRPTEFVLMGLGGCTGMDVISVLRKKRQEVTGFEIEVQSKRAEAHPKKFTDINLHYTVRGKNISEDAVKKAINLSMERYCSVKATLEGVAKITYSYKVIQE from the coding sequence ATGGAGGCAACAATAAAATATGTTGATGGACTCAGGTTTGTTGCAGAGGGCGCTACCGGGCACTCTGTTGTTATGGATGGAGATCCCCTGTTTGGCGGTGAGGATTCCGCGCCGAGACCAACAGAGTTTGTCCTCATGGGACTTGGTGGTTGCACGGGCATGGATGTTATCTCTGTTCTCAGGAAAAAGAGGCAGGAAGTTACAGGATTTGAGATAGAGGTCCAGAGCAAAAGGGCGGAGGCACATCCCAAAAAGTTTACGGATATAAATCTGCATTACACTGTACGGGGTAAAAATATCTCTGAGGATGCAGTTAAAAAGGCCATAAATTTATCCATGGAGAGGTACTGTTCGGTAAAGGCAACACTTGAAGGTGTGGCAAAGATTACATATTCCTACAAGGTGATACAGGAGTAG
- a CDS encoding RCC1 repeat-containing protein translates to MLKKMCFKTFMGVLIVLFAGLWITGDVADASSGGMKQREHHRHHSPGASYNVGGIVNELGDGETVVLLNNGRDKLEITANGVFAFSTPVSDLATYDVTVETQPSNQYCRINNGSGTINGEDITDITIRCSIFSVAIAAGNNHAVVLKNDGTVWTWGNNNLMPFQVIGLTDVIAIAAGDGHTVALKSDGTVWTWGDNKYGQLGNGTRTRSYTPVQVCDTGETAPCTNFLTDVIDITAGGDNIVGMAHTVALKSDGTVWAWGSNQYGQLGNGTTTRSTTPVQVSGLTTVVAIAAGKNYTIALKADGTVRAWGRNWPGTLGDGTTDESTTPVEVSGLTDINAIAAGNDHTLALKIDGTVWAWGGNIHGQLGDGTSTYKITPIQVSGLTDVDAIAAGWGHSIALKSDGTTWTWGDNKYGQLGRTATYYWDYYTPAPVDSLMDVIGIAAGGSLAIENTAFSQGYSLSLKSDGTVWAWGDNQYGQLGDGTRTNSLTPVQVLGETAPYIVDNYSLGGTVNGLVDGETIVLQNNGVNDLTITADGVFSFSTPVSDLAAYNVAISTQPDSRFCRVDNDSGTINGEDVTDISVTCFDFFADVTAVASGSRFTIALKADGTVWAWGAGGALGDGTETSSATPVQVCDAGETAPCSSFLTDVAAIGAGDSNAVALKTDGTVWAWGNNSDGQLGDGTTTSSRVPIQVDITAIASGAAHTIILKTDGTVWAWGWNYYGQLGDGTTIDRTTPVQVSGLTDVIAIAAGVYHNVALKSDGTVWAWGYNGLGQLGDGTTIDRLTPVQVSDLSNVTVIAAKPYSALALKSEGTVWTWGAIGRLDITTTETCNNKPCSTTPVQANDLTDVTDIAAGRGFSDNTIVLKSDGTVWAWGDNGSGTLGDGTTTDSSTPVQVNELTDVIDITAGNGHAIALKTDGTVWAWGNNSWSQLGLAVTTSCPDIDMGVFYYPCSTTPVPVLVTP, encoded by the coding sequence ATGCTGAAAAAAATGTGTTTCAAGACTTTCATGGGGGTGCTTATTGTCCTTTTTGCCGGATTGTGGATTACCGGTGATGTTGCAGATGCGAGTTCCGGAGGTATGAAGCAAAGAGAGCATCATAGACACCACTCTCCCGGCGCTTCTTACAACGTAGGCGGCATAGTAAACGAACTTGGCGATGGTGAAACGGTCGTTCTTCTAAACAACGGCAGGGATAAACTTGAAATTACGGCAAACGGTGTTTTTGCCTTCTCCACACCGGTTTCCGACTTGGCCACCTACGATGTTACGGTTGAAACTCAGCCGAGCAACCAATATTGCCGCATCAATAACGGCAGCGGAACAATAAACGGTGAGGACATAACCGATATAACCATTAGGTGTTCTATCTTTTCCGTTGCCATTGCAGCTGGGAACAACCATGCAGTAGTGCTTAAAAACGACGGCACAGTATGGACATGGGGAAATAACAACCTAATGCCGTTTCAGGTAATCGGACTTACAGACGTTATCGCCATTGCGGCCGGAGATGGTCATACAGTCGCGCTTAAAAGCGACGGTACAGTATGGACCTGGGGTGATAACAAATATGGACAACTGGGTAATGGAACAAGAACACGCAGTTATACTCCTGTGCAGGTATGCGATACCGGTGAGACCGCTCCGTGCACCAACTTCCTAACGGATGTAATCGACATCACCGCTGGAGGTGACAATATAGTGGGTATGGCGCATACAGTTGCTCTTAAGTCGGACGGCACGGTGTGGGCATGGGGAAGTAACCAGTACGGCCAGCTGGGAAATGGAACGACGACAAGAAGTACCACGCCGGTTCAGGTAAGCGGTCTTACAACTGTTGTCGCAATTGCTGCAGGAAAAAATTATACCATTGCGCTTAAAGCCGACGGTACGGTAAGGGCTTGGGGAAGGAACTGGCCCGGTACGCTGGGAGATGGGACGACAGATGAGAGCACCACGCCGGTGGAGGTAAGCGGCCTAACGGATATTAATGCAATTGCGGCCGGAAACGATCATACCCTCGCGCTTAAAATCGACGGCACGGTATGGGCCTGGGGAGGGAACATCCATGGTCAGCTGGGAGACGGAACGAGTACATATAAAATCACGCCGATTCAGGTAAGCGGCCTTACTGACGTTGACGCAATAGCCGCCGGATGGGGGCACAGCATCGCACTTAAATCCGATGGTACAACCTGGACGTGGGGAGATAACAAATATGGCCAGTTGGGAAGAACTGCAACTTATTACTGGGATTATTACACGCCTGCACCGGTAGACTCCCTCATGGACGTAATCGGTATTGCGGCCGGAGGCTCTTTAGCTATAGAGAACACAGCGTTCTCTCAAGGGTACAGTCTATCGCTTAAATCTGACGGCACGGTCTGGGCATGGGGAGATAATCAATACGGCCAGTTGGGCGATGGCACAAGGACAAACAGCCTTACGCCGGTACAAGTGTTGGGTGAAACAGCTCCCTACATTGTGGACAACTACAGTTTGGGCGGTACGGTAAACGGTCTTGTTGATGGAGAAACTATTGTTCTTCAAAACAACGGCGTGAACGACCTGACAATAACGGCAGACGGTGTTTTTAGCTTCTCCACACCGGTCTCTGACTTGGCCGCCTATAACGTTGCGATTTCAACCCAGCCGGATAGCCGGTTTTGCAGGGTCGATAACGACAGCGGAACAATAAACGGCGAGGATGTAACCGACATCTCGGTTACATGCTTCGACTTTTTTGCGGATGTAACTGCTGTTGCGTCAGGAAGTCGTTTTACCATTGCGCTTAAGGCTGATGGTACGGTATGGGCTTGGGGAGCTGGAGGCGCTCTGGGAGACGGAACAGAGACAAGTAGTGCCACACCTGTGCAGGTTTGTGATGCCGGAGAAACCGCTCCCTGCTCCAGTTTTCTCACGGATGTCGCTGCTATCGGTGCCGGGGATTCCAATGCTGTCGCGCTTAAAACCGACGGTACGGTCTGGGCCTGGGGAAATAACAGTGATGGACAGCTGGGTGACGGTACAACGACGAGCAGCAGGGTGCCCATTCAGGTCGACATAACCGCCATTGCCAGCGGAGCTGCTCATACAATTATTCTTAAAACCGACGGTACGGTCTGGGCCTGGGGATGGAACTACTATGGCCAGCTGGGAGACGGAACGACAATAGATCGCACCACGCCTGTGCAGGTAAGCGGACTTACAGACGTAATCGCCATTGCGGCTGGAGTTTATCATAACGTTGCGCTTAAAAGCGACGGCACGGTCTGGGCCTGGGGGTATAATGGTCTGGGCCAGCTGGGAGACGGAACGACAATAGATCGCTTAACGCCTGTTCAGGTAAGCGACCTCTCAAACGTAACCGTCATTGCGGCAAAGCCCTATTCTGCTCTCGCTCTGAAGAGCGAAGGTACAGTGTGGACGTGGGGAGCAATAGGACGTCTGGATATAACGACAACTGAAACCTGTAATAACAAGCCTTGCTCAACAACGCCTGTGCAGGCAAACGACCTCACGGACGTAACTGATATCGCTGCTGGCCGCGGTTTTAGTGATAATACAATTGTACTTAAGAGCGACGGCACAGTCTGGGCTTGGGGAGATAATGGGTCTGGCACGCTGGGAGATGGGACGACAACAGATAGCTCCACGCCTGTGCAGGTAAACGAACTCACGGATGTAATCGACATCACGGCCGGAAATGGTCATGCAATTGCGCTTAAAACCGACGGTACGGTATGGGCCTGGGGAAATAATTCCTGGAGTCAGTTGGGGTTGGCAGTGACTACAAGCTGCCCCGACATAGATATGGGTGTGTTTTACTATCCGTGCTCCACTACGCCCGTACCGGTCCTGGTAACGCCGTAA